In the genome of Falsibacillus albus, one region contains:
- a CDS encoding endonuclease/exonuclease/phosphatase family protein, producing the protein MNQFEKIKLMTLNTWLGSSVVKEGISKLVKAVKASGSDIVGFQETPDPGKETALKLGWYFHQNQAGLANCSIISKHPIIEGVDIGGVSAVMVKIQLPSGKVIVVVNTHLYYDPYGPYWAMFNGKTPEEIISMENAIRGAEMAKVLYELSPYIATDIPVFLMGDFNTPSHLDWNRDMSMIHKGLEIDWPVTLMVEKMGLIDSYRAIHPDPVDSPGYTWSPVHTPEFPWGSNPYEPQDRIDFIFFHGNLKVVNSNVFFLGKPRGYGSHEDNEWPSDHAAVISDFHITNSDSREHDRMF; encoded by the coding sequence ATGAATCAATTTGAAAAGATAAAATTGATGACCTTGAATACTTGGCTTGGCAGTTCAGTTGTTAAAGAAGGCATAAGCAAGTTAGTAAAAGCTGTAAAGGCGTCAGGTTCAGATATTGTAGGTTTTCAGGAAACACCTGACCCCGGGAAGGAAACTGCACTTAAGCTGGGTTGGTATTTTCATCAAAATCAAGCCGGTCTTGCGAATTGCAGTATCATCAGTAAACATCCGATTATCGAAGGGGTTGATATCGGAGGGGTGAGTGCGGTGATGGTGAAAATTCAACTTCCTTCCGGAAAGGTGATTGTAGTGGTGAACACTCATTTGTACTATGATCCATATGGTCCGTATTGGGCGATGTTCAATGGAAAAACACCAGAAGAAATAATTTCAATGGAGAACGCGATACGGGGGGCAGAGATGGCAAAGGTGCTTTATGAACTTTCCCCATACATAGCCACAGACATTCCGGTTTTTCTTATGGGTGATTTTAATACACCTTCACATTTGGATTGGAATCGAGACATGAGCATGATTCATAAAGGGTTGGAGATTGATTGGCCGGTTACCTTGATGGTTGAAAAAATGGGACTGATCGATTCGTATCGCGCCATTCATCCTGATCCAGTAGATTCGCCAGGCTATACTTGGTCTCCTGTTCATACCCCCGAGTTTCCTTGGGGTAGCAATCCATATGAACCCCAGGACCGCATCGACTTTATTTTTTTTCATGGAAATTTGAAAGTGGTCAATTCCAATGTGTTCTTCTTAGGAAAACCAAGGGGATACGGAAGCCATGAAGATAATGAATGGCCCTCTGATCATGCTGCGGTTATTTCAGATTTTCACATTACTAACAGTGATTCAAGAGAGCATGATCGGATGTTTTGA
- a CDS encoding ROK family protein gives MDELKSFLPNDIKDENRKIVFEILLQNPELAKVEITEKTTMSFVTVSKIVSFFEQIKLLSVSGESRDGSGGLGRKRSVYRFNENSYVTIGVQHIGKKILAVLVNLHSEVISTYTLDTNVPFHSEAFFEVFVDIINKMKAEAEAKNATIVGVGVGVDGAINNRKKTIRMKIDESKEEDYPYEDIIQGLEEQIGLPIILENDVNASTIAEFANMDRFGNGPSDLVQIALGDGIGAGIMIDKKLHRGYNASAGELEYMCFDPEHINTPLSVGWLESRLNIDYLSKHFGFEVADIPEMSPADAEKCVDYISKHIALAITNIISLLDINQIIVSGKTIILFSNHKIVEKIKGYVNRLTGWDPNISASFSKQSTAVGAAILSLQREMSKVISG, from the coding sequence GTGGATGAATTGAAATCATTTTTACCAAATGACATAAAGGATGAAAATAGAAAGATTGTTTTTGAAATTTTATTGCAAAATCCAGAACTTGCAAAGGTTGAAATCACAGAGAAAACAACCATGAGCTTTGTAACCGTCAGCAAAATTGTCTCTTTCTTTGAGCAAATAAAACTTCTCTCAGTCAGCGGAGAAAGTCGTGATGGTAGTGGGGGGCTTGGACGCAAAAGGTCTGTCTACCGGTTCAATGAGAATAGCTATGTTACGATCGGGGTGCAGCATATCGGCAAAAAAATTCTGGCTGTGCTTGTCAATTTACATAGTGAGGTCATCAGTACGTATACGCTGGATACCAACGTTCCATTTCATAGCGAAGCTTTCTTTGAGGTTTTTGTCGATATTATTAATAAGATGAAGGCTGAAGCAGAAGCGAAGAATGCGACGATTGTAGGTGTAGGGGTAGGGGTAGATGGAGCAATCAACAATCGAAAGAAAACGATTAGGATGAAGATTGATGAAAGTAAAGAAGAAGATTACCCCTATGAGGATATTATACAAGGGTTGGAAGAGCAGATTGGCCTGCCAATCATCTTGGAAAATGATGTGAACGCTTCCACCATTGCAGAGTTTGCCAACATGGATCGTTTTGGGAATGGACCAAGTGATTTGGTTCAAATTGCTCTTGGGGATGGTATAGGGGCAGGGATAATGATCGATAAAAAATTGCATAGAGGCTACAACGCGAGTGCAGGAGAATTGGAATATATGTGTTTTGATCCAGAACATATCAATACTCCTTTATCCGTTGGCTGGCTGGAAAGCAGGCTGAATATCGACTATCTCTCGAAACACTTTGGCTTTGAAGTAGCTGACATTCCAGAAATGTCTCCCGCAGATGCTGAAAAGTGTGTGGATTATATCTCAAAACATATCGCATTAGCTATAACCAATATTATCAGCTTGTTAGATATTAATCAGATTATTGTTAGCGGCAAAACCATCATATTGTTTTCTAATCACAAAATAGTTGAAAAGATCAAAGGATATGTAAACCGGCTTACTGGCTGGGATCCTAACATTTCAGCAAGCTTTTCCAAGCAATCAACAGCTGTTGGGGCCGCCATTCTTTCCTTGCAGAGAGAAATGTCAAAAGTAATTTCAGGATAA
- a CDS encoding 6-phosphogluconolactonase codes for MLKIFENEEMTAAVIAKEMKDELQKSSPVFCLASGSTPKRSYLQFAKAVENSPDLKRLKIVSLDEWVGIDRNTKGSCCQMLNEDLFSLAGIADGQIEFFDGLAADLHKECRRIDAFIENHPITFSLMGVGMNGHIGLNEPGLPILDQSSVIPLSETTKVVAQKYFDAPTDLTKGMTLSLNQIKKSSKVIVAITGERKADIVKQIFEHPEAKLPAQELLGYPHIDFYLDRSAAKYLNK; via the coding sequence ATGCTAAAGATTTTTGAGAATGAAGAAATGACGGCTGCTGTAATTGCAAAAGAAATGAAAGACGAATTACAAAAAAGCAGCCCGGTTTTTTGCCTAGCTTCAGGCAGTACCCCTAAGAGAAGCTATTTACAGTTTGCAAAGGCTGTAGAAAACAGCCCGGATTTGAAAAGATTAAAAATCGTCAGCTTGGACGAGTGGGTAGGAATTGATCGAAACACCAAGGGAAGCTGCTGCCAAATGCTAAACGAAGATTTATTTTCATTGGCGGGAATCGCTGATGGCCAAATAGAATTTTTTGATGGATTGGCAGCAGATTTACATAAGGAATGCAGGCGGATTGATGCATTTATCGAAAATCATCCAATCACTTTCAGTTTAATGGGTGTAGGGATGAATGGACATATCGGCTTAAATGAACCCGGATTGCCAATATTGGATCAAAGCAGCGTCATTCCGTTATCTGAAACAACTAAGGTTGTTGCCCAAAAATATTTCGATGCACCGACCGATTTAACTAAAGGCATGACCTTAAGCCTAAATCAAATCAAAAAGAGTTCAAAAGTTATTGTGGCTATTACCGGGGAAAGAAAAGCAGATATTGTAAAACAAATATTCGAACATCCGGAAGCAAAATTACCTGCACAGGAATTGCTTGGATACCCGCACATCGATTTCTATTTAGATCGGTCTGCTGCAAAATATTTGAATAAATGA
- a CDS encoding ROK family protein, whose translation MGDMVIGVDIGGTNIRVGLINKDLQLLRKETALTSKFTQANDFFQHIKTMIERIDFQREASKIGMVLPVPWEESMQKISDASNLPFLENTQVNEIRSFFPEYELYFENDVNVIALLESNFGSSKNSENSLYITVSTGIGSGMILNNSIYRGTNGYAGEIGSMIISDENKHHLLLYKGTLESLCSGRSLEAESIKLYGENSTAKLLFEHYQNGDKNAIVVIEAWVDYFSSAIATLMQIVDPEVFVLGGSVIFHNQWLIERIIISTKQKVLKQLKDKVNIKLAKYGLDAGMIGAGHMAIKNQSFYRSEII comes from the coding sequence ATGGGAGATATGGTAATAGGAGTTGATATTGGAGGCACGAATATAAGAGTTGGTTTAATCAACAAAGACCTTCAGCTGCTAAGAAAAGAAACAGCCTTAACATCCAAATTTACACAAGCAAATGATTTCTTCCAACATATTAAAACAATGATTGAAAGGATAGATTTCCAGAGGGAAGCTTCTAAGATAGGCATGGTACTGCCCGTCCCCTGGGAGGAGAGCATGCAGAAAATTTCAGATGCTTCCAATCTTCCTTTTTTAGAAAATACGCAGGTCAATGAGATAAGATCTTTCTTTCCCGAGTATGAGCTCTATTTTGAAAATGATGTTAATGTCATCGCCTTGTTGGAATCGAATTTCGGATCATCTAAAAATTCAGAAAATTCTTTATATATTACAGTGAGTACCGGTATTGGAAGCGGCATGATCTTGAACAATTCCATCTATAGAGGGACAAATGGCTACGCCGGTGAAATCGGAAGCATGATTATTTCAGATGAAAACAAACATCATCTTTTGCTCTACAAAGGGACCTTGGAATCATTATGCAGCGGAAGATCATTGGAAGCAGAGAGCATCAAACTATACGGTGAAAATTCGACGGCAAAGTTATTGTTTGAACACTACCAAAATGGTGATAAGAACGCAATTGTTGTAATCGAAGCATGGGTGGATTATTTTTCAAGTGCCATTGCGACTCTTATGCAAATAGTGGACCCGGAAGTATTTGTTCTCGGCGGATCAGTCATTTTTCATAATCAATGGTTGATTGAAAGGATCATAATCAGCACTAAACAGAAGGTATTAAAACAATTAAAAGATAAAGTGAATATCAAATTGGCGAAATATGGTCTGGATGCCGGTATGATCGGTGCTGGGCACATGGCGATAAAAAATCAATCTTTTTATAGGAGTGAAATAATATGA
- a CDS encoding family 4 glycosyl hydrolase → MKKLKVSLVGAGSISFALGALQDLVLSERLKNQVDLEIALMDIVEENLNRTYNYAHEMFSEFNHHAKIWKTTELRSAVADADFVIVAIEVERYFYWSQDFHVPRRFGSKQIYGENGGPGSMFHTLRNLGPMLEIAKTMEEVCPEAWFINYTNPEAKLVEAISKLTSIKVVGLCHGLDMGIDQISEFLEMDREDIGVEGGGLNHFGFFTKIWDKRTNEDLYPLFREKEKKANRLAHFDHIALSRTMFHIYGYYPYPGTNHIGEYISYADDFYAGLPLQYRYDPIHEKLWEKGARTPEFIYCANGDSLDKPMFSEVKTHEVWTEEAYIFDKNHVGFSNEYAIPIIEAIYFNDEVTLNAVNMQNKGAIKGLPDDMVVETQAIVNGSGISLKAMEVELPAAIVGTIHIQGTIHQLLIEAFLEQSKTKLLQAILLDPQAPSYYQACAMIDEMCKLQKDVLPELEWI, encoded by the coding sequence ATGAAGAAATTGAAAGTTTCATTAGTCGGTGCAGGAAGCATTTCTTTTGCATTAGGTGCTTTACAGGATTTGGTTTTGTCTGAAAGACTTAAAAATCAAGTGGACTTGGAAATAGCTTTAATGGATATTGTTGAAGAAAATTTAAACCGGACATATAACTATGCCCATGAAATGTTTTCCGAATTCAATCATCACGCAAAGATTTGGAAAACGACGGAATTAAGGTCTGCAGTTGCAGATGCTGATTTTGTCATTGTGGCGATTGAAGTGGAGCGATATTTTTATTGGTCACAGGACTTCCATGTTCCACGTCGGTTTGGCAGTAAACAAATTTATGGGGAAAACGGCGGTCCTGGTTCAATGTTCCATACATTGAGGAATTTAGGGCCGATGCTGGAAATCGCCAAAACAATGGAAGAAGTTTGCCCAGAGGCTTGGTTCATTAATTATACGAATCCAGAAGCAAAACTTGTCGAAGCCATTTCAAAATTGACGTCAATCAAAGTTGTGGGCTTATGTCACGGGTTGGATATGGGAATTGATCAAATATCGGAATTTCTGGAGATGGATAGAGAAGATATTGGGGTCGAGGGCGGCGGATTGAATCACTTTGGTTTCTTTACGAAAATATGGGACAAACGGACGAATGAAGATTTATATCCCTTATTCCGTGAGAAAGAAAAGAAAGCCAATCGTTTAGCTCATTTCGACCATATCGCACTATCTCGAACCATGTTCCATATCTATGGATATTATCCATATCCGGGGACAAATCACATTGGAGAGTATATCAGCTATGCCGATGATTTCTATGCAGGTTTGCCGCTGCAGTATAGATATGATCCAATCCATGAAAAGCTGTGGGAAAAAGGAGCAAGGACACCAGAATTTATTTATTGTGCCAATGGGGATTCATTGGATAAGCCTATGTTCTCAGAGGTTAAAACGCATGAGGTTTGGACAGAAGAAGCTTATATTTTTGACAAAAACCATGTAGGGTTCAGCAATGAATATGCTATTCCGATTATTGAAGCAATTTATTTCAATGACGAGGTTACCTTAAACGCCGTCAATATGCAGAATAAAGGTGCGATAAAAGGACTGCCGGATGACATGGTTGTAGAAACCCAAGCAATTGTGAACGGAAGCGGCATTTCATTAAAGGCGATGGAGGTGGAACTTCCAGCAGCCATCGTAGGAACCATCCATATTCAAGGGACCATTCACCAATTATTAATCGAAGCGTTTTTGGAACAGTCAAAGACCAAGCTGCTTCAGGCAATACTATTGGACCCACAGGCACCAAGCTATTACCAGGCTTGTGCCATGATTGATGAAATGTGTAAACTGCAAAAAGATGTTTTGCCGGAACTTGAATGGATTTAG
- a CDS encoding glycoside hydrolase family 3 N-terminal domain-containing protein, protein MKSEQIKDLLGRMTLEEKVGQLSQITGEHYVGKVNEEMVETGPDFSSLSIKEEALYTIGSIIGVSSAKITNLIQAEYLKKSRLKIPLLFMHDAIHGYKTIFPIPLALSCSWDEEVVQKTAEEIASELRAAGIHVNFSPMVDLVRDARWGRVMESFGEDPILSGVLGKAMVRGYQKSDGRQIPQDGVASCLKHFAAYGGAIAGKDYNAVDMSMREFFEYYGKTYEIALEENPRFVMSSFNSFNGVPVSASKELLRDILQTKYHFEDILISDWGSVAELQNHRVAASPKEAADLAIQAGIEIEMVSTTYLQYLEELIEENPALLEYVDRAVLKILHLKNDLGLFENPYVDEEKEKTHHLKEETLRFAKEASKKSCVLLKNNQVLPINKNTKRILIVGPFSSTRQLLGNWHCKGKFEDVISLKEGLIDVAPQLEVQAYETLEECPAQAMRNCDFILVAIGENWQLSGEGHSSVQLELEPLQRQLIKDVKSLGIPYACICFSGRPLALQNIVDDIPALLWSWFPGTQAGTAIAELIMGKDTPSGKLTMSFPRHSAQVPIYYNEYSSGRPANDSSYSNRYQDCEIGPLFNFGHGLTYTNTTYSDFQLSDENITENNEIIISFKIHNPSDYDYSEIVILYIEDVISQTIRPEREMKKFKTIPIAAKQSVKASMTIQMDDLKYVNSKLKRTIERGNFNIYINDTTKPIFTIEY, encoded by the coding sequence ATGAAAAGTGAACAAATTAAAGACCTATTAGGTCGGATGACATTGGAAGAAAAGGTCGGCCAGCTTTCGCAAATAACAGGGGAGCATTATGTAGGAAAAGTTAATGAAGAAATGGTGGAAACGGGGCCGGATTTTTCGAGCCTATCAATCAAGGAAGAGGCATTGTATACGATTGGCAGCATCATTGGTGTTTCCAGCGCGAAAATCACCAACTTGATTCAAGCTGAATATTTAAAAAAATCGAGGCTGAAAATTCCTTTATTATTTATGCATGACGCCATTCATGGCTACAAAACCATTTTTCCAATCCCATTAGCCTTATCATGCTCTTGGGATGAAGAAGTTGTACAGAAAACAGCTGAAGAAATTGCCTCTGAATTGCGGGCGGCTGGGATCCATGTCAATTTTTCACCAATGGTTGATTTAGTCCGTGATGCAAGATGGGGGCGAGTCATGGAATCATTTGGAGAAGATCCTATCCTATCAGGAGTCCTGGGGAAAGCAATGGTTAGAGGATATCAAAAATCCGATGGAAGACAGATTCCACAAGATGGTGTTGCTTCTTGTCTGAAACATTTCGCAGCATACGGGGGCGCCATTGCGGGAAAGGATTATAATGCTGTAGATATGTCGATGAGGGAGTTCTTCGAATACTATGGCAAGACATATGAAATTGCCTTGGAAGAGAATCCCCGCTTTGTGATGAGTTCCTTTAATTCATTCAATGGTGTGCCGGTAAGTGCCAGCAAAGAATTGCTGCGGGATATCCTGCAGACCAAATATCATTTTGAGGATATTCTCATTTCAGATTGGGGCTCCGTTGCTGAGCTTCAAAATCATAGGGTTGCTGCATCTCCGAAAGAGGCAGCAGATCTCGCCATTCAAGCTGGGATCGAGATTGAAATGGTGTCCACAACCTATCTGCAGTACTTGGAAGAGTTGATAGAAGAAAATCCTGCTTTGCTGGAATATGTGGATCGGGCTGTATTAAAAATATTGCATCTGAAAAATGATCTTGGTCTATTTGAGAACCCATATGTTGATGAGGAGAAGGAAAAAACTCATCACTTGAAAGAAGAGACCCTCCGGTTTGCGAAAGAAGCAAGCAAGAAAAGCTGTGTGTTGTTAAAAAACAATCAAGTACTGCCCATCAATAAAAATACTAAAAGAATTTTGATCGTAGGGCCATTTTCCAGCACGAGACAACTTCTGGGGAATTGGCATTGCAAAGGGAAATTCGAAGATGTCATTTCTCTTAAAGAAGGATTGATCGATGTCGCTCCGCAATTGGAAGTTCAAGCATATGAAACCTTGGAGGAATGCCCTGCACAGGCAATGCGAAATTGTGATTTTATCCTTGTTGCCATAGGGGAAAACTGGCAGCTAAGCGGCGAGGGTCATAGCAGCGTTCAGTTAGAATTAGAGCCCTTACAAAGACAGTTAATTAAAGATGTAAAATCCCTGGGTATTCCTTATGCTTGCATATGTTTCTCCGGACGGCCACTGGCGCTGCAAAATATAGTCGACGATATCCCAGCTTTGCTATGGTCTTGGTTTCCTGGAACGCAGGCAGGTACAGCCATCGCAGAATTAATCATGGGGAAGGATACACCTTCCGGAAAATTGACGATGTCCTTCCCGCGTCATTCTGCACAAGTGCCAATCTATTATAATGAATATAGTTCTGGCAGACCGGCAAATGATAGCAGCTACAGTAATCGCTATCAGGATTGTGAAATCGGACCGCTTTTCAACTTTGGACATGGGTTGACGTATACGAACACGACATATTCAGATTTCCAACTGTCCGACGAAAACATTACCGAGAATAACGAAATCATCATATCTTTTAAGATTCATAACCCAAGTGACTATGATTACTCGGAAATTGTGATTTTATATATTGAAGATGTTATTTCACAGACAATCCGTCCAGAACGTGAAATGAAAAAGTTTAAAACGATCCCAATAGCTGCGAAACAGAGCGTGAAGGCTTCGATGACGATTCAAATGGACGATTTGAAATATGTGAACTCTAAATTGAAACGAACAATTGAAAGGGGAAATTTCAATATTTACATCAACGATACAACGAAGCCGATTTTTACAATTGAATATTGA
- a CDS encoding LacI family DNA-binding transcriptional regulator translates to MSKVTIKDVARESGVSISTVSNALNGVDVLNPATKDHILEVAKRLNYVPNLNGKLLKSGESKMLGFLTTSISGPYFYVLAEAMARMSEKLGYGFSIVIAKDKQVILSNILGRRVDGVIIFEELMIDDNDVATMEKEQVHAVFLDRVIQKETMGSVIFDSYFSGYEAAKYLISLGHQKIAYIAGVDTMYDSVQRQKGYLAALEEHHFEVDEDYILQGYFEEEGSYNAVKTFIHLHQEKVPDAFLAGNDLSAIGCIKALKSEGYQVPDDISVMGFDDINLAQYFSPPLTTVKNQIARQGRLAIEHLVQMIQREEKGKIQMLKGEIVVRHSSSLKLDKDFVWKAAAAEK, encoded by the coding sequence ATGAGTAAAGTAACAATAAAAGATGTAGCGAGAGAATCGGGGGTTTCGATTTCTACAGTTTCCAATGCGCTCAATGGCGTGGATGTATTGAACCCGGCCACGAAAGACCATATTTTAGAAGTTGCCAAACGTTTAAACTACGTCCCAAATCTCAATGGCAAGCTATTGAAATCAGGCGAAAGCAAGATGCTGGGCTTTCTGACAACAAGCATAAGCGGACCGTATTTTTATGTGCTGGCCGAGGCAATGGCTCGGATGAGTGAAAAACTTGGCTACGGATTCAGTATCGTCATTGCGAAAGATAAGCAAGTCATTCTGAGCAATATACTAGGCAGGCGTGTGGACGGAGTCATTATTTTCGAGGAGTTAATGATTGATGATAATGATGTTGCGACCATGGAAAAAGAGCAAGTACATGCGGTCTTTCTAGACCGTGTGATTCAAAAAGAAACGATGGGCAGCGTCATCTTCGATTCGTACTTTTCAGGCTATGAAGCTGCCAAATACTTAATCAGCCTAGGACACCAAAAGATTGCTTACATAGCCGGTGTGGATACAATGTATGACAGTGTTCAGCGTCAAAAAGGATATTTGGCAGCATTGGAAGAACATCACTTTGAAGTGGATGAAGATTATATCCTTCAAGGTTATTTTGAAGAAGAAGGTTCTTATAATGCTGTAAAAACATTTATTCATTTGCATCAGGAGAAGGTGCCGGATGCCTTTTTAGCCGGAAATGATCTTAGTGCAATAGGATGCATCAAGGCATTGAAATCTGAAGGGTACCAGGTTCCTGATGATATTAGTGTCATGGGGTTTGATGATATTAATCTGGCACAATACTTTTCTCCGCCCCTGACAACGGTGAAAAATCAGATAGCGAGACAAGGAAGGCTGGCAATAGAGCATCTTGTTCAGATGATTCAAAGGGAAGAAAAAGGAAAGATTCAAATGCTGAAGGGTGAAATTGTTGTTCGTCATTCGAGCAGCTTGAAATTGGATAAGGATTTTGTGTGGAAGGCAGCGGCAGCGGAAAAATAA
- a CDS encoding ABC transporter permease, protein MVKTSITLQSKSNIAVERRKKKFYSGWRNQWELQSMILPGVIFMIIFSYIPMYGVLIAFKHYTVLDTFSTAPWVGLENFKIIFTDQYFWGAMVNTLGISFLKLAFGFITPIILAIMIHELADGPFKRMMQTVSYLPHFLSWIVLGGMLITWFSTTGLFNDLLMSVGLLSKHQNFLLDEDKYWWIATLSDVWKEVGWGTILYLAVMTKIDPTYYEAAKIDGATRLKQIWHITIPMMKNIINLNLILSISGILGSNLDQTLVLMNSQNQAKAEVLSSYVYRIGMTQGDFSYSTAVDLGTSIVSIILLLTAHKITKRLNDNESII, encoded by the coding sequence GTGGTGAAGACATCAATTACTTTACAATCTAAAAGCAACATTGCTGTGGAGCGTCGAAAAAAGAAATTTTATTCTGGATGGAGAAACCAATGGGAGCTTCAATCCATGATCCTCCCTGGTGTGATTTTTATGATCATCTTCAGTTACATACCTATGTATGGCGTGTTAATCGCCTTTAAACACTACACTGTTTTGGACACCTTCAGCACCGCACCTTGGGTCGGGCTGGAGAACTTCAAGATTATCTTCACTGATCAATATTTTTGGGGTGCAATGGTCAATACATTAGGGATCAGTTTTTTGAAACTTGCTTTTGGGTTCATTACCCCCATTATTTTAGCCATTATGATTCATGAATTGGCAGACGGTCCATTCAAAAGAATGATGCAGACCGTTTCATATTTGCCTCACTTCTTATCTTGGATTGTTTTAGGCGGAATGTTAATCACGTGGTTTTCGACTACAGGATTATTTAATGATTTGTTAATGTCAGTGGGATTATTATCAAAACATCAAAATTTCCTGTTGGATGAGGATAAATATTGGTGGATCGCCACACTATCCGACGTATGGAAGGAAGTTGGTTGGGGGACCATTTTATACTTGGCGGTCATGACCAAAATTGATCCTACCTACTATGAAGCAGCCAAGATCGATGGTGCGACCCGCCTTAAGCAAATTTGGCACATAACTATTCCTATGATGAAAAATATTATCAATTTAAATCTAATCTTATCCATCAGTGGCATATTAGGATCAAATCTCGATCAAACCTTAGTATTAATGAATTCTCAAAACCAAGCGAAAGCTGAAGTTCTGAGTTCGTATGTATACCGGATCGGGATGACGCAAGGAGATTTCTCGTATTCGACAGCTGTTGATTTAGGGACTTCCATCGTTTCAATTATCCTGCTGCTGACAGCCCATAAAATAACGAAGCGATTAAATGATAATGAATCGATCATATAG
- a CDS encoding carbohydrate ABC transporter permease: MKRKIVKEDVDSQVFNFFNILLMIIFTAIIIIPIWNVLISSFSSGKSLAEGGFALWPRDFSLENYRAVFRDDSIWQAFFISVAKTVIGATTHVLFCAMVAYGYSKKHLKGRKLYSAIGIVTMFFSGGMVPTYLLMKSLGLLDSFWVYIIPALLSFFDVIILMNFFRSIPDSLEDSAKIDGAGDWKIFMKIYLPLSKPALATIALFNGVGQWNDFFTTKLYITNKALYPLQMKIYEIIVQSQTHTMQNIGASVVLETTAKGVQLATIVVTTLPIILIYPLLQKHFLSGMMLGAVKE, from the coding sequence ATGAAAAGAAAAATCGTAAAAGAAGATGTGGATAGCCAAGTATTCAATTTTTTCAACATTCTTTTGATGATCATTTTTACCGCTATCATCATTATCCCCATCTGGAATGTGCTGATCTCCTCGTTTAGCTCAGGGAAATCATTAGCTGAAGGCGGCTTTGCTTTATGGCCGAGGGATTTTTCGTTGGAAAATTATCGTGCTGTTTTCAGGGATGATTCAATCTGGCAGGCGTTTTTCATTTCTGTTGCAAAAACAGTCATTGGGGCGACGACCCATGTATTATTCTGTGCAATGGTGGCTTATGGCTATAGTAAAAAACATCTTAAAGGCCGAAAGTTATATTCCGCAATCGGAATTGTGACGATGTTCTTCAGTGGCGGAATGGTGCCAACCTATTTGCTGATGAAGTCATTAGGTCTATTAGATAGTTTTTGGGTCTATATCATTCCAGCACTGTTGAGCTTTTTTGATGTCATCATTTTAATGAACTTCTTTAGAAGCATCCCAGACTCATTAGAAGACTCTGCGAAAATTGATGGGGCGGGGGATTGGAAGATTTTCATGAAAATATATTTACCGTTATCCAAGCCTGCTTTGGCTACCATTGCTTTATTTAATGGGGTTGGACAGTGGAATGACTTCTTCACCACGAAATTGTATATCACAAACAAGGCACTATACCCGCTGCAAATGAAAATCTATGAAATCATTGTGCAATCACAAACACATACCATGCAGAACATCGGTGCTTCTGTTGTGCTTGAAACAACGGCAAAAGGAGTCCAATTAGCGACAATTGTCGTTACGACACTGCCGATCATTTTGATTTATCCATTACTCCAAAAACACTTCCTCTCTGGAATGATGTTGGGGGCAGTAAAAGAATAA